One Amorphoplanes digitatis genomic window carries:
- a CDS encoding alpha/beta hydrolase, with translation MLHPQVEVSLAIRRRPSADVLAADPYAQLLFARAAMEESNEAECGPAIPLPVVVDVDADGVPCRLYATGVDAPVFVYVHGGGWCYGSIETFDRLCRRIADRSGCAVLSVGYRLAPEHVFPAALDDVETALAWIRKEGAGLGVDPSRLAIGGDSAGGQLATVAARRQRDAATPLDYQVLIYPAIDPMTASESYDEVGGHGLDRESMRLAWESFVPDPALRFSPDVAPLAVADLTGMPPTLLITAEYDVLRDEGADYADALLAAGVPVVHVRYAGVNHGFARKLVLFDAARAAADHIAASLRAALTF, from the coding sequence ATGCTGCACCCACAGGTCGAGGTGTCGCTGGCGATCCGCCGCCGCCCCAGCGCCGACGTCCTCGCGGCCGACCCCTACGCGCAGCTCCTCTTCGCGCGCGCGGCGATGGAGGAGTCCAACGAGGCCGAGTGCGGCCCGGCGATCCCGCTGCCCGTGGTCGTCGACGTGGACGCCGACGGCGTGCCCTGCCGGCTCTACGCGACCGGCGTCGACGCACCCGTCTTCGTCTACGTGCACGGCGGCGGCTGGTGCTACGGCAGCATCGAGACGTTCGACCGGCTCTGCCGGCGCATCGCGGACCGCTCGGGCTGCGCGGTGCTGTCGGTCGGCTACCGGCTCGCGCCGGAGCACGTCTTCCCGGCCGCCCTCGACGACGTCGAGACCGCGCTCGCCTGGATCCGCAAGGAGGGCGCCGGCCTCGGCGTCGACCCGTCCCGGCTGGCGATCGGCGGCGACAGCGCGGGCGGGCAGCTCGCCACCGTCGCCGCCCGGCGCCAGCGCGACGCCGCCACCCCGCTCGACTACCAGGTGCTGATCTACCCGGCCATCGACCCGATGACGGCGTCGGAGTCCTACGACGAGGTCGGCGGCCACGGCCTCGACCGCGAGTCGATGCGGCTGGCCTGGGAGTCCTTCGTGCCGGACCCGGCGCTGCGTTTCAGCCCCGACGTGGCGCCGCTGGCGGTCGCGGACCTGACCGGGATGCCGCCGACGCTGCTGATCACCGCCGAGTACGACGTGCTGCGCGACGAGGGCGCCGACTACGCGGACGCGCTGCTGGCCGCCGGCGTCCCCGTGGTCCACGTCCGTTACGCGGGCGTCAACCACGGCTTCGCCCGCAAGCTGGTGCTCTTCGACGCAGCGCGGGCCGCCGCGGACCATATCGCCGCGAGCCTGCGGGCCGCGCTGACGTTCTGA
- a CDS encoding DNA-directed RNA polymerase II — MSEQPQWPERTLNMPPQDPWAEQPTARTVPQSPSAPPAQAAPPSPFSSGRASVNPRPRTQQFAAEHEPTGTGWPGAEAPQERHPLGWHVRQLRRGGEWSFAGLLFAFVCWGIWALSSDGDLTTPIVVFIVSVLVAAGLFALSRLVGRVVLERQFGRVRHTARGSHMMAGLFLVGVGIAHLRQTQWVMTAFNWVVDLFR; from the coding sequence ATGTCAGAGCAACCGCAGTGGCCCGAGCGGACGCTCAACATGCCGCCGCAGGACCCCTGGGCCGAGCAGCCGACCGCGCGTACCGTGCCGCAATCCCCGTCCGCGCCGCCGGCGCAGGCCGCGCCGCCGTCGCCGTTCTCCAGCGGCCGCGCCTCGGTGAACCCGCGCCCGCGCACCCAGCAGTTCGCCGCGGAACACGAACCGACCGGCACCGGCTGGCCCGGCGCCGAGGCGCCGCAGGAACGCCATCCGCTCGGCTGGCACGTCCGTCAGCTGCGCCGCGGCGGCGAGTGGAGCTTCGCGGGCCTGCTCTTCGCGTTCGTCTGCTGGGGCATCTGGGCGCTCTCCTCCGACGGCGACCTGACCACGCCGATCGTGGTGTTCATCGTGTCGGTGCTGGTCGCCGCTGGCCTGTTCGCTCTGTCCCGACTGGTGGGCAGGGTGGTCCTGGAGCGCCAGTTCGGCCGGGTCCGCCACACGGCGCGCGGCTCCCACATGATGGCGGGGTTGTTCCTGGTCGGCGTGGGCATCGCCCACCTGCGCCAGACGCAATGGGTGATGACCGCCTTCAACTGGGTCGTCGACCTGTTCCGGTAG
- a CDS encoding CHAT domain-containing protein, with translation MEQFEMEIFEQTSDYSEIRLSHGDALRTRGLDRKAIDDLIEVVGRIYAEDSLAQRVFGAAQLRELGKRLYHFLDGDERWLSEVSGDPRGVVLRISAEARLRHLPWELVVKDDVHLAVNERTPLLPIRACSAIAAVADEVKAHNRPLRVLFMAASPEGVEPVLSYEAEESGILTATADTGTDLVVEESGTLEGLRFTAESYGAGYFDVLHLSGHATIHEGQPKFLVENELGGPVLASADEIARAMVGQWPRVVFVSGCLTGSAAGGGTIPSMSESLVNSGAPVVLGWALPVGDVSATMFATYLYRALAAGQPLDLSVVRARQQLYGEQSRSWHLLRVYADKSPLTPMVTPLNTSGRGRIRVRHAADEFLDPQTQISRVASRTNFVGRRRVIQRCLRTLKQPLGTPGAAQALVLQGMGGLGKSTLASRLLERMPTHQRAVWFGRVDLTKFRELTSKVRFQSLDQQIEAAAVLAKDEVDLSVRLTYLFDGPLGQLPCLLVFDDFEQGNLEERDGGYVLSPEMAQILPALLKAIDETNSPSRVIITSRYQFPAPPGVTLRVEALETFTDVEQVKKVANLPNLRPQSVIPTAVKERAVAAASGNPRLLDWLDRIIPDTTLDVDGLIAAIENEADRFRRENIFAQKLLGTQPMELQKMLARLNVVELPIPSATVFAIQDHPEAETHVRRAVQLGLLEEGTDPETNEPRYFVSNVLRPLIRPLITDDEYREACAAAARSLYQIWVTAEPAVDAEPEP, from the coding sequence ATGGAACAGTTCGAGATGGAGATCTTCGAGCAGACCTCCGACTACTCCGAGATCCGGCTTTCGCACGGTGACGCGCTGCGGACCCGTGGCCTGGACCGAAAGGCGATCGACGACCTCATCGAGGTCGTCGGTCGCATCTATGCCGAGGATTCCCTGGCGCAGCGCGTCTTCGGCGCGGCGCAGCTGCGTGAGCTCGGCAAGCGGCTCTATCACTTCCTCGACGGCGACGAGCGGTGGCTGAGCGAGGTCTCCGGCGACCCGCGGGGTGTGGTCCTGCGGATCTCCGCGGAGGCGCGGCTGCGGCACCTGCCGTGGGAACTGGTCGTCAAGGACGACGTCCACCTCGCCGTCAACGAACGGACCCCGCTGCTGCCGATCCGGGCGTGCAGCGCGATCGCGGCCGTCGCCGATGAGGTCAAGGCGCACAACCGGCCGCTGCGAGTGCTGTTCATGGCCGCGTCGCCCGAGGGGGTCGAGCCGGTCCTGAGCTATGAGGCCGAGGAGTCCGGGATCCTGACCGCGACCGCCGACACCGGCACGGATCTCGTGGTCGAGGAGAGCGGGACCCTGGAGGGGCTCCGGTTCACCGCGGAGTCGTACGGCGCGGGCTACTTCGACGTCCTTCACCTGAGCGGCCACGCCACGATCCACGAGGGTCAGCCCAAGTTCCTGGTCGAGAACGAGCTCGGCGGTCCGGTCCTGGCGTCGGCCGACGAGATCGCCCGCGCGATGGTCGGCCAGTGGCCGCGGGTGGTGTTCGTCTCGGGATGCCTCACGGGCAGCGCCGCCGGCGGCGGAACCATCCCCTCGATGAGCGAGAGCCTGGTCAACTCGGGTGCCCCGGTCGTGCTGGGCTGGGCTCTGCCGGTCGGCGACGTCTCGGCCACCATGTTCGCGACCTACCTCTACCGGGCGCTCGCCGCCGGGCAGCCGCTGGACCTGTCCGTGGTGCGGGCCCGCCAGCAGCTCTACGGCGAGCAGAGCCGCAGCTGGCATCTGCTGCGCGTCTACGCCGACAAGTCGCCGCTGACGCCGATGGTGACGCCGCTGAACACCTCCGGGCGCGGGCGGATCAGGGTCCGCCACGCGGCCGACGAGTTCCTCGACCCGCAGACGCAGATCTCCCGGGTCGCCTCGCGCACCAACTTCGTCGGGCGCCGGCGGGTGATCCAGCGCTGCCTGCGTACGCTCAAGCAGCCCCTCGGCACGCCGGGCGCCGCGCAGGCCCTCGTGCTTCAGGGCATGGGCGGTCTGGGCAAGAGCACCCTCGCCTCGCGGCTGCTGGAGCGCATGCCGACACACCAGCGGGCGGTCTGGTTCGGCCGGGTCGATCTCACGAAGTTCCGGGAACTGACCTCGAAGGTACGGTTCCAGAGCCTCGACCAGCAGATCGAGGCGGCCGCGGTGCTCGCCAAGGACGAGGTCGACCTGTCCGTGCGGCTCACCTACCTGTTCGACGGACCGCTCGGACAGCTGCCGTGCCTGCTGGTCTTCGACGACTTCGAGCAGGGCAACCTCGAGGAGCGCGACGGCGGCTACGTGCTCTCGCCCGAGATGGCGCAGATCCTCCCGGCCCTGCTCAAGGCCATCGACGAGACCAACAGCCCGAGCCGGGTCATCATCACCAGCCGCTACCAGTTCCCGGCGCCACCCGGGGTGACCCTGCGCGTCGAGGCGCTCGAGACGTTCACCGACGTCGAGCAGGTCAAGAAGGTCGCGAACCTGCCGAACCTGCGCCCACAGTCCGTCATCCCCACCGCCGTCAAGGAACGGGCGGTCGCGGCCGCCAGCGGCAACCCCCGGCTACTGGACTGGCTCGACCGGATCATCCCCGACACCACCCTGGACGTCGACGGCCTGATCGCCGCCATCGAGAACGAGGCCGACAGGTTCCGCCGGGAGAACATCTTCGCGCAGAAGCTGCTCGGCACCCAGCCGATGGAGCTCCAGAAGATGCTGGCCCGGCTCAACGTCGTCGAGCTGCCGATCCCTTCCGCGACCGTCTTCGCCATCCAGGATCATCCGGAGGCGGAGACCCACGTCAGGAGGGCCGTCCAGCTCGGCCTGCTCGAGGAGGGCACCGACCCCGAGACCAACGAGCCGCGCTACTTCGTCTCCAACGTCCTGCGGCCCCTGATCAGGCCGCTCATCACCGACGACGAATACCGCGAGGCCTGCGCCGCCGCGGCTCGATCGCTCTACCAGATCTGGGTCACGGCCGAGCCGGCCGTGGACGCTGAGCCGGAGCCATGA
- a CDS encoding ArsR/SmtB family transcription factor, with product MADDDRVFKALADPTRRFLLDLLFAREGRTLTELESEVEMTRFGVSKHLKVLEEAGLVVVRREGREKLHFLNPVPIRLIHDRWIDKYTERHVTALVDLKKSLEDES from the coding sequence ATGGCGGACGACGACCGGGTGTTCAAGGCCCTCGCCGACCCGACCCGTCGCTTCCTGCTCGACCTGCTCTTCGCCCGCGAGGGTCGCACCCTCACCGAGCTCGAGTCCGAGGTGGAGATGACGCGCTTCGGCGTGTCCAAGCACCTCAAGGTGCTGGAGGAGGCCGGGCTCGTGGTGGTGCGCCGGGAGGGCCGGGAGAAGTTGCACTTCCTCAATCCCGTGCCGATCCGGCTGATCCACGACCGCTGGATCGACAAGTACACGGAGCGTCATGTGACGGCGCTGGTTGACCTCAAGAAATCGCTGGAGGACGAGTCATGA
- a CDS encoding ribose-5-phosphate isomerase, which translates to MRVYLGSDHAGFELKNHLVNHLSKQDYDVVDVGPQAYDPEDDYPAFCLNTGARVVADEGSLGIVIGGSGNGEQIAANKIAGVRSALAWNVEIAQLARQHNDSNVLAIGGRQHTLDEATAMAEAFLTTPFSGSERHARRIAQLAEYERTRELPPLPES; encoded by the coding sequence ATGCGCGTCTACCTGGGTTCCGACCACGCCGGCTTCGAGCTGAAGAACCACCTGGTCAACCACCTCAGCAAGCAGGATTACGACGTCGTCGACGTGGGTCCGCAGGCGTACGACCCCGAGGACGACTACCCGGCGTTCTGCCTGAACACCGGCGCCCGGGTGGTCGCCGACGAGGGCAGCCTCGGCATCGTCATCGGCGGCTCCGGCAACGGCGAGCAGATCGCCGCCAACAAGATCGCCGGGGTCCGCTCGGCGCTGGCCTGGAACGTCGAGATCGCCCAGCTCGCCCGCCAGCACAACGACTCGAACGTGCTCGCCATCGGCGGCCGCCAGCACACGCTGGACGAGGCCACCGCGATGGCCGAGGCGTTCCTGACCACGCCGTTCTCGGGCAGCGAGCGGCACGCCCGCCGCATCGCCCAGCTCGCCGAGTACGAGCGCACCCGCGAGCTCCCGCCGCTGCCGGAGAGCTGA
- a CDS encoding GNAT family N-acetyltransferase, which translates to MDDFAIRIRTGDADDWAEVSDLLGHVFHETIDQQARDAEASVVEAERTLVADDAGAVVGHAAAYSRELTVPGAIVPAAHVSLVGVAPTHRRRGLLTRLMHRQLGDIAAAGREPIAVLWASESKIYPRFGYGPAAQRLRLEIPTREVRPPAALVPGSGSRLRMVAPADAIAEFAKIYEQLRPERTGWSSRDDRWWRYVLADIESQRDGSTALHGVVHDTPQGPTGYALWRTKSRWDRLGPDCEVQIREVVAADPATYAALWNFLLKTDLARSATMHFAAVDEPLQYLVDEPRRLGSTLVDGLWIRVVDLPKALAARAYAAPVDVVLDVTDPLLTANTGRWRLRADPDGVATCTPTDDTADLACTILELGSAYLGATSLAALGAAGTVRELTPGALRRATTAFSWHRLPNPTEVF; encoded by the coding sequence ATGGATGACTTCGCGATCCGGATCAGGACGGGCGACGCCGACGACTGGGCCGAGGTCTCCGACCTGCTCGGCCACGTCTTCCACGAGACCATCGATCAGCAGGCCCGCGACGCCGAGGCCTCGGTCGTCGAGGCCGAGCGCACGCTGGTCGCCGACGACGCCGGTGCGGTCGTCGGCCACGCGGCGGCGTACAGCAGGGAACTGACCGTGCCGGGGGCGATCGTGCCGGCCGCGCACGTGTCACTCGTCGGTGTGGCGCCGACCCACCGGCGGCGCGGGCTGCTCACCCGGTTGATGCACCGCCAGCTGGGTGACATCGCGGCCGCGGGCCGCGAGCCGATCGCCGTCCTCTGGGCGAGCGAATCCAAGATCTATCCCCGGTTCGGCTACGGCCCGGCGGCGCAGCGTCTCCGCCTGGAGATCCCCACCCGGGAGGTACGCCCACCCGCGGCGCTCGTGCCCGGCTCCGGTTCCCGGCTGCGCATGGTCGCGCCGGCGGACGCGATCGCCGAGTTCGCGAAGATCTACGAGCAGCTACGGCCCGAGCGCACCGGCTGGTCCAGCCGCGACGACCGGTGGTGGCGCTACGTGCTTGCCGACATCGAGTCGCAGCGCGACGGCTCCACCGCCCTGCACGGCGTGGTGCACGACACACCCCAGGGCCCCACCGGGTACGCGCTGTGGCGCACGAAGTCCCGCTGGGACCGCCTCGGCCCGGACTGCGAGGTGCAGATCCGCGAGGTCGTCGCCGCCGACCCGGCCACCTACGCGGCCCTGTGGAACTTCCTGCTCAAGACCGATCTGGCCCGCTCGGCGACGATGCACTTCGCGGCGGTCGACGAGCCGCTCCAGTACCTGGTCGACGAGCCCCGCCGGCTCGGCAGCACCCTGGTCGACGGCCTCTGGATCCGCGTCGTCGACCTGCCGAAGGCGCTCGCCGCCCGCGCGTACGCCGCACCGGTCGACGTGGTCCTCGACGTCACCGACCCGCTGCTGACGGCGAACACCGGCCGCTGGCGGCTGCGGGCGGACCCCGACGGCGTCGCCACCTGTACCCCCACCGACGACACCGCCGACCTGGCCTGCACGATCCTGGAGCTGGGCTCGGCCTACCTGGGCGCGACGTCGCTGGCGGCGCTCGGCGCCGCCGGAACGGTCCGCGAACTGACGCCGGGAGCCCTGCGCCGGGCCACGACCGCGTTCAGTTGGCATCGGCTACCGAATCCCACTGAGGTGTTCTAA
- a CDS encoding LapA family protein, producing MAYPPEDRPAAAPDAGAPPPPPPLPAELAGTLAGLEGAGEAPPPRRPDSSVPRTRTSAVWFGVWAGAIALILLIIFVAQNTGNVRLSFLWLDGQISLALAMLIAGVCGAFVAMAVASVRIIQLRRLVRRR from the coding sequence ATGGCGTACCCACCCGAGGACCGTCCCGCAGCCGCCCCGGACGCCGGCGCGCCACCGCCGCCACCGCCGCTGCCGGCGGAGCTGGCAGGAACGCTCGCGGGCCTGGAGGGCGCCGGTGAGGCGCCCCCGCCGCGGCGGCCGGACTCCTCGGTGCCGCGGACGCGCACGAGCGCGGTCTGGTTCGGGGTGTGGGCCGGCGCCATCGCGCTCATCCTTCTGATCATCTTCGTCGCGCAGAACACCGGGAACGTGCGGCTCAGCTTCCTCTGGCTGGACGGCCAGATCTCACTGGCGCTGGCGATGCTGATCGCGGGCGTCTGCGGCGCGTTCGTCGCGATGGCCGTCGCCTCGGTCCGGATCATCCAGCTGCGCCGCCTGGTCCGGCGTCGCTGA
- a CDS encoding SRPBCC domain-containing protein — protein sequence MTDTTTQVYRVWIKTAPEKIWAAITEPEWTQKYGYAAPAYYELKPGGAYRSEATEEMREFGRQNGFPIPDTIVDGEVLESDPPRLLVQTWRMLMDPTTAAEPFTKLTYLIEELKSQPGVCRLTITHELVDAPATATMVAGSPLDEAGGGGWAWVLSDLKSLLETGSPLSAA from the coding sequence ATGACCGATACCACCACCCAGGTGTACCGCGTGTGGATCAAGACGGCGCCGGAGAAGATCTGGGCCGCGATCACCGAACCCGAATGGACGCAGAAGTACGGCTACGCCGCCCCGGCCTACTACGAGCTCAAGCCCGGTGGCGCCTACCGGTCCGAGGCCACGGAGGAGATGCGCGAGTTCGGCCGGCAGAACGGCTTCCCGATCCCGGACACCATCGTCGACGGCGAGGTGCTGGAGAGCGACCCGCCGCGGCTGCTGGTGCAGACCTGGCGGATGCTCATGGACCCGACGACGGCGGCCGAGCCCTTCACCAAGCTGACCTACCTCATCGAGGAACTGAAGTCGCAGCCCGGCGTCTGCCGGCTCACCATCACCCACGAGCTCGTCGACGCCCCGGCGACGGCGACCATGGTGGCCGGTTCGCCGCTGGACGAGGCCGGTGGCGGCGGCTGGGCCTGGGTGCTCAGCGACCTCAAGTCGCTGCTCGAGACGGGTTCGCCGCTCAGCGCCGCCTGA